In Acomys russatus chromosome 28, mAcoRus1.1, whole genome shotgun sequence, the genomic window GACCCACAAAAATTGCCACATCCGGCAAAGCTAGCTCTTAGAATGGACAGAGAGACAAAGTCACTGCAAGACAGGTACAAACGAAGGCAGCTGGCAAACACCAAGCCAGTACTGCAGGTGGCCTTTGCTGCGGGACCATATATATACCTAGAAGACAGCTGCAATCACATCCAAGCTTAAGTTCCTTGGAGGAGAGCTGCAAGAACCCTATCATCCCCAGCATAGCAGACCGGCACACTCCACGCACTAACAGGCgggaaaggaacaggaagagtggatgcactcagaaaaaaaattagcaagaGACACAGACGAGCTGACCAGATTAAAAAGTGAGTCAGTGACCAGTGAGCCAGCTCTATGGCTGCCCAGTGGGATGAGCTGAGTTAGGACCCTGGAGCCCACCTGACGGAGACCTGACCTACAGAAGTCCGCCTCTTACCATGTAGACTATAGTACACACTGCCTCCACCCCATAACGTTAAttagaaaaatgtctttaaaaagtgaaacCTAACGAATCTGTTCTCTCCAAGAAAACACAACCGACAGATACCCATCCTGAGAATAAAAGTCAATGAAGGAATGGAACAGAAGCTAAAAATAAGTGGATATAGCTATTCGTGTTCAGTAAAGAAGACTTTAAAAACTGTCAGGAGAACAAAGAGAACTCACACACCAGGCGCACCGAAAGCTTACACTTTGATAAGACAAACGTTAGTGGCTTGAAGGGTCTGACAGGTCCTCAAACAgtaatagctgggtgtggtggtttgagtgagtaTTTAGTCAGCAgggagtggaactatttgggaaggaatGAGGAGGGGTGGCTTTGTTGGAGGCGGCGTGTCGCTGGGGTTTAAAAAGACATGCCCTGTGTCTCTCTACACCGCTAGATTGTCTGACCAATAGAAACTATTGTGCAGACCAGGAAGATTTCACCCAGGGAGGTACCCCCTCAGTATCCAGACTGCATGAAATCTGACTGGGCAACACCGTGATGCCAAAAGCCCTGAAGAGTGGCTTCCAAAGTCCATcaataagaaaataagacaagccaggcggtggtggcacacacctgtaatcccagcacttgggaggcagaggcaggcggatcactgtgggttcgaggtcaacctggtctacaaagtgagtccagaacagccagggctgtctcgaaaaaccaaaaagaaaaaaagacagtggaTGACTTTAGTGCCCTATGTTCACCATTAGACAGATTATCTAAAGTAAAAACCAACAAAGGAGCTTCAGGGTTAAACTACACGAGAGGCCAAAGCCTCCTTTCAAGAGATATGGAGTACATTTTTCTTGGCAGCCTTGCGACCACATTCTAAGTCACAAAACAGCAAGCaaaattattcctattttcttAGGAGATCAAGATGGTATAAAGCAGAAACCAATAGGAAGTAAAACCACACAAATGCTTGGGAAACTCAATATACtcctttagaaaacatttttaaaaatatgtgcatcTATGCACGCCTTTGTGTGGGTAATTGTACGTAAGTGCAGGTGCCTCTGAGGCCAGATGCGTTCATCTCTTCTGCAGCTGGAGCTAAGGTGGTCAGGAGGCACGcgatgtgggcactgggaactgaagtcaggtcTTCTACACGCtctcaccaagccatctctccagcccttcaacaATACACTTTTAATTGATCAGTGAGTCAATGAAGCAAGGAAggaagttgtttaaaaaaaatcttagaatcaaatgaaaatgaaagcacaatctGCTAAAACTTAGGACACAGCTAGGTCAATTCTAAGAAAAAATTTATAACTAagtgcttatattttaaaaaaaaaaaaacttaagtaaaTAACCTAACGATGCAGTTCGAGCAAGGTAGGTCCTAGAAACCAAGAACAAGTAAACTCCAAAGAAGCAGGTGGCCAGAAAGAGTAAAGAGCAGGTCAGAAACTAATAGGCTAAAACGAGGGCACCctatatcaaacaaacaaaaagtccattTACTAAAAAGACAAGACCAACTGAAAAATCCCCACCTAAACTAAGGAAGAGAGAGGACCTAAAATAGTAATAGATAAAAAACGGGCTGTTACAGCGAAATCCAAAGGGAAGAGTATGAAAGACTTTTAAAGCAAATgtcaaaaaactagaaaaatacaggggggggggggcggaaaggATCACCTCCTAGACACACTTAAGACGCAACAGGGTCAGATCAGACATGAGCAACTCAGTCCCATAGCGCGCATCAGGGCAGAGGCGGTGCTGATAGCCGGGCTGTAAGGAAGCCCAGGGCCCACCGTGGCTCGCTGCTTGCTAGTCCCAgtgcagcctacagaatggaaggGGAACCAGTAGTAAGCGCATCCTGAGAGCAGAGCAGGAAGGACATGTCCACCTCTCCGATAAATGTAAGGGCATGTTAGTTTCCTTTCGTTGCTGTGGTaagcaccatggccaaaagcaactcggggagaaaaatgttttccatctCCCAACTCTCACGCTACCACCATGGGAGctgacccaggaggcagaggaacacTGCCATTCCCGGACTGctttcccacagtgggctgggccctccctccaaCAATCAGCAATCAAGAAGGTGCCCCACTGACAagcccacaggccaagctgatgTGGGCAGTTCCTCACCTGAAGCTCCCTTTTTACAGGTGTGTACAGCTGACACTCAAGATAGCTATCGCAGGAAGAAAAAACAAGTCTCAATAGAACCCATGCAAGCCGTTGGGTATTCAAGAGCACATCAGGAAGAGCAGGCACACACATCCTGACCAGCTTGACCCATCCCAGGTGTGCATCAAGGCTGGTACAACATAAGCAAGTCGACGGCTGTTTACTACAACAGAGACTTAAAGGCAGCTATCACAGTTGGAGAAACGGCCTTTGCCGGGGTTCAAGACCCTTTCCTGATCAATAAACCAGGCACAGAAGGAACATAATGAACGGTGCTTACATACTTATACCCAACATTATAAATACATACTGAAAAGATCAAAGTATTTCCTTCTGAACCAGGAGGCAAATGGGGCCATACTCATCGTTCTTATCCAATAGAATGTTCAAAATCTTGGctacagcaataaaacaacatcaagaactggggggggggggggggggggtgagagatggctcagcggaggGCACTTGCTACATGAGGGTGTAGGGGTGAGAGATGGCTGAACAGAGGGCACCTGCTACAtgggggtgtgtatgtggggtgagagatggctcggcggagGGCACTTGCTACATGGGGGAGGGgcgtgagagatggctcagcgagggCACTTGCAACAAGGCAGACAACCCGAGTCTGACCTCTGAACCAAATGGTgcaaggagagaagcaactctagGAAGCACCCTCTAATGCCATGTGTGCTGTGCCCTCTGGacggaaggaagggaagggagggagggagggaaggaacaaaaggaaaagaaagtccaCACTATCCTCACTTGCAAATGACATGATTCTATACTATGCTGGAAGGtcctctgtttaattctgaaatAGGTGTTTACACTCTTTCTACCCGCAGTCCTACATTTTGATAGTTGccatggtaagaaaaaaaaaatcttaactaaATCTTAGAGGCCTTAAGTTCCCAAGACTTCTCATTAGGAAATCTGTCATTTTTCTTCCCTAAACTTCCAAATTCTACTTGCTTTGATAGCATATGGTTCCATTTCAAAGACTATATTGAGTTAGGCACAGTGCTACACACTTGTGTGTAGTCTCAGGCAGGCCAGAGGCTGAGATGGAGGAttttgagtccaaggccagtccAGGGAAATCATTTGAGACCCTCTCCatcaaacgaacaaacaaatagaatatactacacatacctacacacacacacacggaaagtcAATGGAAGATCCGCAGGAGGAGGTAATCAGTATTAACACGGACTTGGTAGATTCTCAGTCAAAAGTGACAAAATGTGATGCTTTAGCTACACACCATCCCTTCAGACAGGTGCCAAGTGTCTTCTCAGGGAGTTCAAAAGTCCTTTTCTATTATCTCATACTTTACAGTCCGGGAGACCCTTGACTGGGATAAAACAGTCCAACCTCTTGACTTCACTCACACATTAAATAGCCCCAAAATAAAAGGTTCAATAACCGTAacagagaaagtttttttttttttttccagatacaaTAACATTGACCAATGTAGTATATCTGGAAAACAACAGTACCTTGGTAAGTAAATATAAACCATGCAAATAAGTGAAACAACCTCATGGACTATTTCCCATGATAAAAAGTAAGAAATGCTTCACGTTAGAGGCATTGCAATTCTCCAAGTCTTTTTATTTAGCGATTTCTGGTAGGAGATATACCACAGGAAAGTCATTTCCCTGGCCGTGAGGTATGTGCATACTCTACCAAAATACTCCATCCTGTAACTGTCTGCAACCttatttacaaatgaagaaaagtatCAATGCATATCCTTGGTTCAGCTATATTAGCAACTACATGAAATGCTGTGGGATGGTGCTTGCATAAAAACTGTTGTTTGGAAAGGACGCTGACCCTGGGCTAAAGGACTAAGTTGTCTGGGGAAAGTGTTGAAAAGATCGTCACAATTACCATGACCAAGACACCGCACCATCTGCCCCATTCATCACAGCACATTTATTTCAGTAATTCCATTATGTCGGTTCTTAGCATGAGCATAGTGTTACACAATTTTCATACATATAACCACATCCAAACAAGTTCTAAAACTGTAAACATTCTCATCATATGTagaaatattttgtgtattaatAGTTCTGTTAACTGATCAAATTTGGAAGATAATATAAACGAGAAAGCCTATTCTAACTTGTGTAGTGAGCCTTGTATATTAATTACATTTCTACAATGTTAAATAAAGAGACAACCCTGTCCTGTAAGCATGGCAAACTGTACGTAAAATGttacaaagaaacaaatctgTTAACAAAAGTATGTCTTGCAATAAAGaacattagatttttaaaaatctattatgaTACAAAAATGGAAAGGGCAACTAGCATCTTTGTTGACAAAGTAGGAGGTAGCACGGACGCACCGCTTCCCTGCCTGAGAGAAGCAACCGGAGTGAAGAGTACTTCCTCAGCACAGACAGTCTCCAGGGCCAGGTACATATGTCTTTAGAAATACTTGTTAAAACAAATCTCCCTCCAACTTTTtagtataaaaaaacaaaacaaaataaaaccgttccatgtgatttaaaaaacaaaacaaaacaaaacacacatctaGATAGAATAGTACTCTGCCCTATTTGGGTGAACAGTCTCAAACTATGAAGTACATGATCTTTAATGCCCTAAGTTGAGTAAATTTAGTTAGCCGTTCTTGGCATTATACAAAACACTACATACATACCGACAAAATATAGtatcttatttttctatgtaAGTGTGGGGAAAACCAGAGCCTTGATCATGGTAACACCGCAGAACATGGCTTCTCAGCACGCCTGTAAGGACCCATGTGCAACACTTCATAAGTGAGTCAGCTGAGCCAATGACGTAGTGCCCCCTAAGGACACATTCCCACCCTATATGAAATAGAGAGGCTGCTCGCTGTCGTCTGAAGGGCTAGCCTGCTCTCCTGTCACGGCTCCTGTCTGAAGGGCTAGCCTGCTCTCCTGTCACGATTCATGCTCCTCCGGTTTTCCTACTTTAGTATTTATAAATGGATACTTTCATGTGGCttacaaaaaaaagtttttaaatttacacCCAATTAAATTTGCTATTTAAAAGGATTCCTTGTTCTATGATGCTGCTTCTGCCATTAGTAAGGAAAATGAAGTTTCTGTAATAGAGGCAGGCTTTTTAAGTAGTGATGAGACTTCCACCATGCCAGCTCCAGTCCGTGGAAGATTAGCGTTTACAATGTGTCGCTGTAAGTGCTTAATCCAGTCTTCCTGAACAGATAGTGGTCCCCTAAAGACTAGGCCACAAAACCTGCAAAAGAAGCAGATAAAAATAGTTCTCTTAATATAGCTAATTCTATTTATAACCAACTCATATAAAGCGGTAAGGTCAGAATGAACCTGCCCGTACAGCACACAGAGTACCTGTCTAACCAGTTACATCGACGGTTCTCAACCAGTGGGCCAAGCGCACTTTGGGGTTcgaacaatcctttcacaggagTAGCCTAAGACcaccctgcatatcagacatgTACACTGTAACTCATACAGTCGCAGAGTTACAGCTATGAATTAGCAACGGTGACAACGTTGTGGTTGGGCAGCGCCacgtgaggaactgtgttaagggTCGCAGCACTACGAAGGCTGAGCACCGCTGCTCTAAATTAAGTTGAACCAATCAAATTTACACCTTTACTAACAGATTTAATAAATGTCAACAACTTCTGCAGAGGTTGGAATATTATTTGAGTTAAAATTAATACACTTctaaaaaaagatgtgtgtgcagTGATGGAtgttctgcctgcctttctgagcACCATGTGGACATGCGTggtgtctgtggagaccagaaaagggtatAGGATCCCCAACCTGGAGCcacagatggttgcaagccatcATGTGTGTGGGAGTTGGGAGTCAAAcaatgggtcctctggaaggcaaCGGTGCTCCCAGCTGCCTCGCCACTCCTCACGCCCAGTAAGTAAGTACTTTGATAACACCTACGTTCATTTACAAGAATCCCTCCAGAGTGTATCTCTCGAAAGGCCCTTCCTCAGCTCAGAAGCACACTGGTCTGCGCCTGGGAGGCATGTgcagggaggtggagggagggagaggagacgtGAAAACGTGCTCTCAGCAAGCAGGCACTTAACCCAGTACAAATAAATCAAATCAATTAATCAAGTATATAAAGCACACCAATTAATACACTTTATCGACTACAGTGTAAAATGGCATGTGCTAATGCACAAACCTAACTTTTTACTAGCTGTTGAAGCAACTAGTTGTTGAAGTATATGCTGAATTAAGATTCTAAGACAAGTCGGGCagtggaggtgcacgcctttaatcccagcactcgggaggcagaggcaggaggatgtctgtgagttcaaggccagcctggtctacaaagtgagtctagggcagccaaagctacacagagaaaccctgtctcaaaaacaaaaaaccaaaaaacaaaaacgggctggagggatggctcagtggttaagagcgctgcctgctcttccaaaggttcctgagttcaactcccagcaaccatctacaatgtgatctgatgctctcttctggcctgcagaggtacaagcaggcagggcactgtatacataattagatagacagacagacagacagacagacagacagacagacagatctttgaaaaaaacaaaacaaaaacaaacaaaagattctaAGCCTGCCACAAAATAAGAACGCCAACTACTCCATCTCAAGGGCATGTAAAGAAGGGACTACTCTCCGCCACGGAGGCACACACCTGCATCGAAGGATGTAAACCTCGTCAGCACCGTGAGGTAACGTTAGCATCTTCTTCTTGCTTCCAGATCTTGACCTTGATTTCTTTTGCTTACAATCTAAGGctaaaaaaggaagagaacaatttaaagttCCTCATTTGCATAGCACACACCTACACAACAGAGAGGTCACGCCATCACATCAGCGAAGTCCAGGTCAGCTCCCTGCTTCGGGCATGCACTGACTCCTACAGCAGTGCAGTGTCGGCATGCATTTGTTCTGTGCCACTGTTTTCAAATAAAGCTCTACCACATGCAAGTAAAACCAAGAAAATGTGGCTAAAGAACAGGGAACTCGGTTGGTTAATAATTACACTAATGAgaacctttattttttaacataattttaaacaTCTTATTTGCAGGAAAATCACAACTCTGTAATGCTAattaattaaatttgaatttgatCACTACTCTTTTAGGTTAACCTAGCAAACTGAGCAATGGAATAAGAATGCAATTCAAAGCTCAATGAAAAATCACTGTCTGCTGAATTCAAGAGCAAACATAGATCAGTTTGATGCTAACTCTTCTTTACAGCTTTTCACACTGTATTTTCTccagtaattaatttttaagatgtgatttaaaaagaaagctttctaaaaattgttttaaagggtAGACCAAATATATTACTGCTGGTTTTGACACTTTTCCATCACTGAAATTTCCCTTTAGTTATTTATTCCAAAAGTATGAGTCAATGGAAGAAGAAATTTTTATTGGTTGATCTAGTAGGGAGGACACAACGTTCGGTGGTCCTTGGATCCTTTGGACAAAGGGATGGCAGTAACGGCGGACGCTGTTTGTCAAgtagcaggaagagaagagagagttcTTCCCTCGGGATCCGAGGCGGGGATCCGTGAAACACAAGGATTACTGAGATGGCTTCTCTCATCCATGAAGCAAGTCCAAGTAAGAGGACAGGGATGGGCTGCTCAGTGAACCTGGGAAGTGGGCTGTTGCAAGTCCAGCTTCCAAGAGAAAAGGCACCGCCATTACAGAGCCACAGAGCAGAGCTCCTCACAGCAGGTGCGCAGCGAGTGCAGCACAGATGCACACGGCAACTCAACCCGTAGGAAAAGTAAAAACTCCGTCATGATTTCCAGCTTTTTGTCTATTTAAAAGTGAAATCTCTAAGACTCGTGGGTGTTTTTCCTACTTATTCTTAGAACAAGAGACTAGTAAGCAGAGAACAACCAGAAGTCAGGAGTTGAAGAACAGCTTGACTCAAAGGCAAGATAACCTAGCTCTGTAAATTTCTTTTCGGGTTGTCATTAGTTATCTCAGTCAAGAGTCTGGTACACGGCAGAGACTCAACAAGTGTTTCTGgagcaaaaataaagcaaaacctaATAATTTAACCATCATCATTCAGATGGCGGAGGAATGGAAACCTGTTTTCACAATGCAATATGGGCAACACGCCTTCCTAGAACACAAATGCACCACTTGTGTAAATACCCAGGTGCAACCGTAAGTTCTGCACTATCTTAGGTATGCACCACAGTCTAACTTGTGTGGGAACTAGGCTCTTCACCACAGCTAGTATGAATGAGTCAAACACCATATACTTAGTTTCCATAGCTAACCTGTGGTgagcaatttaaaatttaagtgaCTTCTGCTAGCGATCAGTTACCCCTCCCCACGTCTGCCTCTGGGATGTAGGACACAGCAAGGGTTAACTAGACCAAAGGTACAACCTTCCCCTCAAGGACTTACTGGTTGTCAAACTTGCTAcattacattaaataataaataaataaagtccttGTAGGATCCAAGTAAATTACAAAGTAGGATACAAATAGAATGCACCAACAACCCTGCAAATCTTCCCAGAATGCTACTGCCAGCAAACAGGAGAAGAACCATAAGAACGGAGGCACGGATGTGGCACGAGCTACCATGCTCAGCGGTACAGATGTGCTGGGTATCTGAAACATGCGGCCAGACAGCCTGCATCCGTAAGACGAGAATATTTTACATGAACGAGGAAGAATGGCATTTTCTGAATTCTGATGCTGTACAGACTCTAGAAGCTGTTTTATGAATGATCATCtctaaaattgtaaataaaaccaaaattccAGCATTAATATTTGAAGGTGGCATGACATCAGAAAACAGGGCAACTGTCATTGTGTAGCTGGTACGGTCTGGTAAGTAGGTTTCCAAGACATGTCACAGAAGTTCTTGCATTGAGAATTCCTTCGAAATTTATTCCTAAGAGTAAGATAATGAAAATCTCAGActcctgaaaataaaatgtattaataacaTCATTATTTTAATATCCCTTAGCTCCCCAAACAGAGTTTAGCAGCTAAAATGAGTACAGTGAACAAGAAGTTTGCTTAATACTAgtgtccaccccacccctgtaATGTTGTGCACACACTTAGAAAAGTCTGTAGAACTGAGTAACAAACACGTACACAAGACAAACACTCGTGTGGCACCTGCGCCATCGAGACAGCTGACATGAGATGCTCCACGGAACACAGAGAACACTGTACAAGCACGTCTGCCACGGGTGCGTTCCACATCAACCAATGTGTAACATCTTAGGTCTAACACTTCATCTTCGAGTTCGACGTGCGTTGCTGTCAGAAGCCCTTGCTTCTTGTCTCTGTAACTATGCTGCTGCTGTGGGGCGGCAACAGGCCCTCCTGTGCCCGCTCAGAACGCAGACAGTGTGCAGGGAACCGCTCATCCCAAGGACTTGGCTCAAAGTCTGTGAGGTTATCTGAGTGTAACGGAAGACCTCATGTGCTACGGCAAAATCAGCCACACACAAAGGCTTGACAACAGAGCTGTGTTTTACTAAATGTGGAAGGCCCCGCAGTGCTGTGCTCGGACACACAGTCCAAGCCCCAGACAAGTGACGACAAGCACGCCTGAGTCACGACAAGCACGCGTGAGTCGAGTCTGTTTTCTCAACAAGCGCTTCAGTTTACACACAGAAGGAGACAGGTCACTTTCGGCACTGACGTAATTACATGAAGCCTTTGCGCTGTCCATTGTTCTGTGCGTCGTATACAATAATTGCTTTGaagaagttttcttttgtttttttcttcattgcacAAACAGCTTCGGAGGACGAGGACTCATTTGGCGTTACATGAAGGCTCTGTGGTCAAGAACTACACTCTGACAAAATTAAAATTCCCCACTGACACTTTTAGGTGCTCGCACTCATCCCTGCCCAAATACTCAAGGCCTAGGGCGGCATCTGCTTCCTTAACAGGTGCACGTCTATGCGTCTTAGTGcgctgtctgctgctgtctcacAACCCAAGTGCATTTGGTTCACAGTCGCAGAGGCTGGGAAGTCCCTGCGTGTAGCCCTGTCTTCTTGCTTGGCGATACCAAGGCAGGAAGGTGGCTATGCACACAGAAAGCCGAGAGGACATTTGGTAGCCTCCTCACTTTTATCATTCCTGTTGTAACCAGCTCGTTTCTACAATAATGGCATTTAATCCCTTCAAGAGAACAGAGCCTTGTAGCCTCTAATCATCTCTTAAGACTCTTTCAACAAACTTAAATATACAtaattacacaaacacacacacacatttgttaaaATTCCTATGTTGGCAATAAAACTGAGTTTTAGAGGCGTCATTCAAATGAGACTTCATCTTCTCTCCTCCTACAACTTACTATCTTCCTCAACACAGCAGGCACACGCATTTGGGACCAGCTCAAGAGTCAAGTAGGTGGGTGAGAGTCAAGCCG contains:
- the Znf644 gene encoding zinc finger protein 644 isoform X5; amino-acid sequence: MLISQNLALDCKQKKSRSRSGSKKKMLTLPHGADEVYILRCRFCGLVFRGPLSVQEDWIKHLQRHIVNANLPRTGAGMVEVSSLLKKPASITETSFSLLMAEAAS
- the Znf644 gene encoding zinc finger protein 644 isoform X4, whose product is MQHFKRAGTGTPVKRVRKALDCKQKKSRSRSGSKKKMLTLPHGADEVYILRCRFCGLVFRGPLSVQEDWIKHLQRHIVNANLPRTGAGMVEVSSLLKKPASITETSFSLLMAEAAS